In Nostoc piscinale CENA21, the genomic stretch ACACCAATTATTGGCGTAGTTCACCTACTGCCATTACCCACCTCACCCCGTTGGGGAGGGAGCCTAAAAGCCGTAATTGACCGTGCTGAACAAGAAGCAACTGCTCTTGCTAGTGGCGGTGTAGATGGCATTATTGTAGAGAACTTTTTCGACGCGCCATTTACAAAAAACCAAGTTGACCCAGCAGTTGTGAGTGCAATGACTGTGGTAGTGCAAAGGATACAAAATTTAGTAACCTTGCCGATAGGTTTAAATGTATTGCGGAATGATGCCAAAAGTGCGATCGCGATCGCCAGTTGTGTGCGGGCGCAATTTATCCGTGTGAATGTGCTAACTGGAGTCATGGCCACCGACCAAGGATTAATTGAAGGTGAAGCCCACCAATTATTGCGCTATCGCCGAGAATTAGGCTCTGATGTCAAAATTTTGGCAGATGTGCTGGTCAAGCACGCCAGGCCATTAAGTTCGCCCAATTTGACAGTTGCGGTTCAAGACACAATTGAACGAGGTTTAGCAGACGCAGTAATTTTATCTGGTTGGGCAACAGGTAGTCCGCCCACTCAGGAAGATTTAGAACTAGCGAGCGGAGCAGCTAAAGGCACACCAGTATTTATCGGTAGTGGAGCCGACGACTGGGAAAATGTTGCTACACTGTTGCAGGCAGCAGATGGGGTGATAGTTTCCAGTTCCTTAAAACGTCATGGTCGGATTGAGCAACCAATTGATCCGATTCGCGTCAGTCAATTTGTTGAAGCAGCCCATCGTACTTG encodes the following:
- the btpA gene encoding photosystem I biogenesis protein BtpA yields the protein MDLYQTFKTRTPIIGVVHLLPLPTSPRWGGSLKAVIDRAEQEATALASGGVDGIIVENFFDAPFTKNQVDPAVVSAMTVVVQRIQNLVTLPIGLNVLRNDAKSAIAIASCVRAQFIRVNVLTGVMATDQGLIEGEAHQLLRYRRELGSDVKILADVLVKHARPLSSPNLTVAVQDTIERGLADAVILSGWATGSPPTQEDLELASGAAKGTPVFIGSGADDWENVATLLQAADGVIVSSSLKRHGRIEQPIDPIRVSQFVEAAHRTWNSKSPSKSTQQIKLHS